TGTGTGAGAAAGAGAGAGTATCTTAAAAAttatggatgccacagattttcgtccgttttgggagcggaagggggcggtACTAAATTTCGAAATACACTTTTAAATGTGTGATATTTTAAGAGTCTGGGTACAAATTTTGATTGCTTTAGCTCTTATGATCTCTGAGAACTAGACGTCAAACAAGACGGAATGAGGCataatcgactcggctactTATGATGAtgaagaatatatgtatatactctatggggtcggaaacgttCCCTCCTTCTGAGTGTGACACACCTCCACTTGCACCATAAAACTAATATACCTCCATACCCTTCGACTACTGGGTATTACTGGTATTAGCCAGAACCAGCCATTAAATGGCTTTTAAAGGCCTTTTAATTGGTTTTGGTTTGTAAGTAAGAAAAACACCAAACAGAAGTACGTAAATCGATGCAGCAGTGAAAGAACACAAATAACTGAGTGTCCATGCCCTTTTTCTTCATTTCATTTAACTCATaaatatgtatgcatgtgtaGGTGACTGAATGCCGCACACTTGCACCCACACAAACTCAATTCAAATCGAGTGCATTATGTTGGAGTGGAGTTGGAGTGGAGTCCACATACAGTGGAGTCCTCATACGCCACATATAGTGGCGGGCAGCGAAATGTGGACACTCAGGCCGGGAACAATTTTTATTGTTTAGATAGATTCATTAGCTTCTAATTAACGTTTCTTTTTCTCACGTAAAATCAAGaagtttaaattaaaaaaaaaaaaaaaccgataGGGCAGCTTTGTTGGCATTGGGGTCGGAACACATTAGTTTTGCCACTATTGGCCCCAACCTTGGGTATTAAAAATTTCGAAAAACTCAGGAAGTAAGAGGAACACCACCCCAAAGGACCATCCACTTAGGATCGCATTCCGAAGCGCGAGAGCATTAAAAATCGGTTCAAAATGGCATAAGATATCGCTAGACAATTTATTCAGACAGGGCTTAATGGTCTTCGGCCAGCAAATATGCCACATTCTATCGGAAGAAATGCTCTAGAAAAGCCGAAATGGTCAAAACTCAACGAAACTTGGACTTGAAATGATTTGAGAAACGTAATGTTTTTAATGGAACTTAGATAAACGGGTTGGGTTGGCGAAAGTATGACGTATGATCGCCGCAAAGTCGGAGAACGAAAAAGAAGTTAGTGCCCAAAAAGGAACGGTAAGGCAAGGAGGCAGCAGGATGGTCTGAggatttttaaatattttctaTATTATTATATAACGTGGTCACGTTCAAAAAAAATTCAGAGCAAAACCTCAAACCGTCCAATGAGGAGCACTTTCCGCATACTGGTGCCCTCATCCTCTGGGACGATTCCGTATTCCAGATTCTGATTTTATTTCCGGACTTAAAGCCTGGGATAAATTTTTCCGTACAACTATACAAGTGAATGCCAAAGTGAATAATTTTTGATTTAAGGATTTTTTGGAAAACAAGGAAATTTGGGTTTAAGTTTTTGGTGTCTTTTATGTGTTttctatttatattatttaatCAGGTGGATGAGCTTTTTTCTTTCTTGAGAAACAAGACGTAACTTTATAAACACACAAGAAATCACTGTTTTTCGACTTGTCCACATTTCGCTGACCGCTActgtatttacatatgtatgtatgtgtgtatgcatgtacatatgtgtgcatgtgtgcgtGGATATTCCCAGGGAGTCCTTGCAAGACCATACCTAAAAGTGGAGCTGAATCATGACATGCTGTTTCGGTACTGGGATTGCATTTTTTCTAGGACGATTTCCCTCTAGGCAGAGGGACAGACAGAGATCTGTTCAAGTACCTAAATTTGAACAAAAGTACTCAATTGTCTTTCAGGTCTACACCTCTAGAGTTATCGGCACTCACATCTATTTCCCATGGGTGGAAACGCtatcatatgtacatatgtaatgGGTTCCAAGGTGTTTTGGGGTCTGCTTGGATATTTCGCACGAttgatggcgatggcgattgCGTTGGCAGTTCTACTGATAAGAGCCACAGCTGTTGACCCGCCACAATATTTGTACATCATTTGATGTGCCCTTTTGGACGGCTTCAGGTCTTATCAGGGTTCGTACGGGCTTGGCTATTCATTTTGTCGATAGTGggtgttgttgtttgttgtttgttatTTCTTCTGTTGGAAAATTTTTGTGTTATTTCTGTGTTTTGAGAAGGGTGTGTGGGTTCAGAGTAGGGTGGACCCTATATGTATTATGGCCGAGATGCATATTTCAAGGTCAGTGCCAAGATGTGTGCTTGTGGAAGGGTAAGAGACGAGACTAGGGAAGGACTGTGAAAGACAAAGGGTCCTTAAAAGTCAATGAAAATCGTAGCTCGTCCCGAACGAGGGAGGTCTCTTCGATGGTGGTGCGATCTGGAGGATACTACCCGTAAACATTCTCCAGGTGTCCTCGTGCGTTCAGCATTATCTGCGTTTTTTTACCTGTAGCTGTTTGTATTCGTATCCCTCCACGTCCACATATCCTTTACGCCTCTGATAGTGGGATTTCCAAGTCGCGTGTCCAATATTTTCGCTGGGGATGCTTTCAGGTCCTGGAATCTGTCCGGAATATCGCGCCATATGAAGCACCTTCCTTTGAATACTCTATGTCCCTGGTCTCTTAACGCTTAACGTTTTTCTGGAGTTTCTTGTAAGCGTTGGCCACCTTGATCCTCTTTCTGTTGGTCCTTGATCATGACCCTTCATCTGCAGCATTATCTGTTGCAACATCGCCATCCGCGGCCGGCTGGGTCTCCTCTACTGTCGATCTAGAGCCTTGCTCATCCATGAACTTGTAATCCTCAGCTTCAGTTCGGCTTTCAAACCCGCTTTTAACTATCCGTATTTCCTTTTCTACAGCTCGTATTCCGGATCGAGGAACGGAAACAGGGAGAACTCCAAGCCAAGACCAACTATTTTCCGTCGATCAGCATTCACTTTGATCTGAAAACCTGTTGAAATAATCGAAAGTTTACTTTTTCGATCATAAGAAAGCTGATTCTTGATAAAAGTGTTTCCCCAAAGTCTCTCTAAAATATTGAAACATTTCAAGCAATTTCCCGAAACATTTTGTACCGATAGTCCAAGCCAGTTCCCAGAGTTTTACAACTGTTTTTTTGCAGCGAAACGTCGGGTCATATTTTGGCTTATATCTTTATCTAATCTTTAATGATATGCGTGGTGTTTCTCGCACGGAGATGGACTAGATGTTGTTTTGAGTTTGGTTGGACCACCTTTGAATCTCCACTGCGGAGTACCCGTACCCCTCTGCCAAGCGAGTCAATGACTTCGTTTTGTAACAAAAGAAAGTTATCGGGCCCTGCTATTGTGGCACCATAGAGTTGCTGGAGAtagcgcacacacacacagtcgtACTCGTGCGTACAAGGAAGCCGTATGCCGTATGCCTGGGGGGTGAGCACTGCTCTCCTCCTCTCATTGCACGCCCTACCAGCGTGTGATGTCACCCTCCCAAGTGTCTGACCTTGGATGGGTGGGGTATCTGGACCAGTTCAGCTTCCGTCTCGTTCCAGCCACATATGCTTCGTGTCTCGCCGTGTCAGATAGATGGGACCGATGACGCACGCGTTGGCTGGAGCGCCGCCTCTAATCTAGTATAATGGGAATCGGTATCGCGTCAAGTCAATTCGAAAAAAGTGCAATTCTATATTGTACTGCCGTACCCGATGTCCGGGCGGCGTTAAATTGCACTTGCAATCGGTTAAGATCCCTCCTTCCTTGTGGCGTCAGTCGACAGCCGTGGAAAAAATTGAGATTAATGTGGAAATGAAACGAAGGAAGGGTATATTGTGCTTCTGCAGATGGGGGTCTCGTCTCAGATGAATAGGTATCGCAGCCGAAGCCACCGATGATTGCCTGCCTGGAGTTTTCCTTATATTTATCTGTGGACGATATCTGATCTGATCGGAGGGCATTTCATAGTCGGATATAGGCTATGATATTCATGTTCGCTTGAATTGGGATTGATTAAATTCTGTTCCATGCAGTCAACATCGACATTGCCTTTGGCTGTTGTTGCCGTAACCGTGTCGCCGTAACCATCGACGTCGCCGTCGCagtcggtgtcggtgtcgaTGTCGTTCCCGTTCTCTAGACTTCAGAGTTCGATTTGGCAGTATATTTGTTTAGTGTTTCCGCGTTCAGCGTTGTGGCAGCTTCACTATCATTTATTCGGGCGGCTGCAGCTCTCTTCTGCTTGGATCAGGTAACTGCGAATACATACCGTCCGTAGAGCCCTGCATGAATCCATAGTATTCATAAAATCACGCAGCTGCACTCTTTCCAAGTCTCTCTCGTCGGCTAGGCACATTAAGCGGGTTTTGTTGCCCCTTACAAAATGTTTAATGTTTTCAATACATTCTCTGGCTGTATCTGAAATTCATTTTTTTAAGTGTAAGGCAAGAAAACATTCAAGCTTCGTGTTGATTGTGTGGCCGGGTCGTTCTCTTTGCCATAAAATCCAACGGAAAGTGAGTAGATTCTTGTGCTGCTAGTTGACTCAGCCTGGACCCAAGGGAAAGGTGGGAATATAGTTGTTTCTTTCACGCAGACATGGCCACCGAAATAGCTGTTTATCTTCAGTCTTCATCCACTCTGTTGTCCAAATACAGTCCAAATATTTCTTATTATTTTACATTTCAATGACTGGACAGACGCTGCCGCTTGCCAAATAATGGACAGTTATGTTAGGTCTGATTTGGTATATTTAGATGGAATATCCACATCCATTCATCCACTAAAAGGTTCAGGTTTGGGCCAATAAAGAGTCAAAAAAGTCTAGCCTCAAATCCGCGTCCCACGTTCGACGGCCGCATATGGCAATGCCGAGAGCGGAGCGGAAAACTTACTCAAAAGctgcaaagaaacaaaaaaaaaatgcactGCTGCAGTGCGCTCGCTGCCGACATCTGAGCGGCAAGGAAAGCTTTGAAAGCTCGTCCAGATCAGACCACTTCAGCTTTGCGTGATCGATCCGGTATGGGATTTTAAGGTGATTATTTTGAAAAACAAAGAAGTTTTTTCGTAGAAGATCCGATCCACCCGATTCCGAAAAACTATTGGCAACTCAGCGCGGATCaaattttggttttttttttagttcagCTCCGCTCCGCTTTCAGCTACAGTGTGGGCGATCCCATATGGCATAGGGATTTACGTACAGCATGCAAATGGTATAGAAAGTAAAAAATACTTTATAGATTTGGTTTATTGTTAAACAATTTGTTATGGGTAGACGATGATTTATTTCTTGGGTTTTGGACAATACTATACCATTTGCAGTATTAAATCTTTTTTTCAATCGGCTTTTCATTAGGTTGCCTTTCCTTTCACACTTCTGCTTTCCACAAATGAcagacacatacacacatacatctCTTCTGTACCTGTGTATCAGGGTGCATCCAGTGTGTACGTGCAGCAGAGAACAGCAGTGCAGAAGCAGCGCCAGAACCCGATACTGGCGGGCACCTGTGTGGCCTGTGTTGGCCGAGAAGATCAGCTATCGCCTACTATCGATTGTCCATAGCCATCTAAAACTATCGatagcaacagcagcagcagagaggcGGGCGGCATTCGTTCGCCAACTCAGCTGCTTGCTGGGCTTCGTGTTCGTTTTGTATTTCGTTTGTGTGCGTTGgcctgctctctctctctgtgtctctccTCGAAGAGAGCAGCGTACCTGTAGCCTCAAGAGTGTTTAAGTTTCAAACTCATTCTCATTCTCATTTGGTCTTCATTTGCTGGTGTTCACTCACTCGTTCGTGCGTTGCGTGTGCTCGCTTTTGTTTCAAGTTCAAACAAGTCAAATATCATCGATTCAGGAATACaggaatatatgtatacagatgtgtgtatatttatatgtttttttgtgttgtgtgCGCGCATGTTAATTTGTACACATTTCGTGTGCCCAGATCCGCTTCGATTTCTGCTTCCATATCATTTCCGATACCCGATACCCGATACTCGTCTATCCACATACATTcatacgtgtgtgtgtgtgcacatAATCGGGCTTCTACTgcactcaaacacacacacacacgcacacactcttCTTCACTGCTTCACTCCCATCCATCCCATTGCAGAAAGCTTTTTtacaaacaacaacatcagcaaaTCCAACTGAACATTTATGTAAAAATCCTCGACTTATTTCATGTCTCGCCACGCCaacaaacaacagcagcagcaggaaccaacacaacatcagcagcagcaccagtaCCTGGAGCCCCTGCGTATCttcaagaacaacaacaacagaagcaACAATTGACAGACACAGAAACAACTTCTAACCAAATACTTTCAGCCAGCGAGAAGAacatcagcggcagcagcagtagcagcagcagcggaagcCGGCATATAAGCTTTGAAAGTAGCCAGAAAAACGATAGGGAAGAAGAGAGCAACaccggacacggacacggacacggagaCGACGGACACGGCGACGTGAtcaacgacgacgaggacgtTGTAGGAACATTGCCATTGTCATTGCCATTGCTTTCCATTAAGAAGAAAAATACCCTCCTATCCCGTCCTTCCTGCGCACCACGCTCCTCCTCATACTCGGATCTGTGCAGCTGCCGAAACTGTGAATCAAGCGCCTCGTCATCATCAGCCTCGTCCACATCCTCCTCATCTTCCACGTCCCAGGAGTCGGGCGCAGCGGCAGGCATCCCACGATCCGCTGTTACCAAGCAGCTTGTACGCTCCGTGACCGCCACCAGCATCATGGACATGCCCTACAACACATCGCCCTCGCTACGCGTGCGCACCACCTCACTGAATCAGCTGAAAAAGACCGCCGACCTGGCGATAGAGAACGAGCTTCATGTGTGCCCCTCGGTGATGTCCGAGGAGCTGCGCAAGCTCCTGCCACCCACCTCGGAGACGGTGATGACGAAGCCCTTCCCCATCCGCGGCGAGCGGACAATCGCTGACTGCACCACCCCGCACGTTATAGCGATGGTGGGCCTGCCGGCCAGGGGCAAGACCTTCATCTCGAAGAAGCTGGCGCGCTACCTCAACTGGATTGGGATCGCGACGCGCGTGTTCAACCTGGGCGAGTACCGACGCCACGCCACCACGGCCTACAAGTCGCACGAGTTCTTCCGCGCCGACAACGAGGTGGCGATGGCCATCAGGAACAAGTGTGCCAACCATGCGCTGCACGACTCGTGCGAGTGGCTGCTGAGCGGCCAGGGCAGCATTGCTGTGTTCGATGCCACCAACTCGACCCGGGACCGGCGACAGCTCATCTACGATATCGTGGTGAAGCAGCACGGCTTCCGTCTGTTCTTCGTGGAGTCGATCTGCAACGATCCGCAGATCATAGAACAGAACATTCTGGAGGTGAAGGTGAGTTCGCCGGACTACCTTAACATGAACACGGAGCTGGTGGTGCGGGACTTCCTGCAGCGCATCGAGCACTACGAGGAGCGCTACCAGCCGATCGACGAGGTCACTGAGTCGCATCTCAGCTTCATGAAGGTCTACAACGCTGGCAAGAAGGTGGTTGTCTACAACAACGAGGGTCACGTGGAGTCGCGCATCGTCTACTATCTGATGAACATACACATCACGCCGCGCACCATCTATCTGACACGGCATGGCGAGAGCGAGCACAACCTGAGCGGGCTGATTGGCGGCGACTCGAACCTGAGCGCCCGCGGCCATCAGTACGGCCGGGCCCTGTCCGCTTTCATTGCGCAGCAGCAGATCGACGGGCTGCGTGTGTGGACCTCGTGGATGAAGCGAGCCATCCAGACGGTGGCCGACGTGAAGGCGCCCCAAGAGCGCTGGAAGGCGCTCAACGAGATCGATGCCGGCCACTGCGAGGAGATGACCTACGAGCAGATCAAGGAGCGCTTCCCCGAAGAGTTCAAGGCACGCGATGTCAACAAGTTCGCGTATCGCTATCCGCGCGGCGAGAGCTACGAGGATCTGGTGGCGCGCCTGGAGCCCGTCATCATGGAGCTGGAGAGGCAGGGGAATGTCCTGGTCGTGTCCCACCAGGCGGTTCTGCGCTGCCTCTTCGCCTACTTCCTGGACAAGTCCGCCGATGAGCTGCCCTACCTGTATGTGCCCCTGCACACCGTCATCAAGCTCACCCCCGTGGCCTACGGCTGCAAGGTGGAGCACATCAAGCTGCCCATCGACGCGGTGGACACGCACCGTCCCAAGCCCAAGATACCCGGCGACGTGAGCGAGCCCGGGCTCGACGGTCTCAGCGGTGAGCTGGTGGCGCCCGATGGCGTTGGCAAGGTGCTTATTGTTGGCGATGATGTGGCAACGGCAACGAATGGTAATGGCGGACGCGTCGATGCCCAAGCCCACCAATGACGGCGGTGGCTGCACTTGTTGCGTCCCTCGAAATCCAAGACACTTTAGGCTCAGTCATTCGTCGTGGCATGCCCCCCTCCGCGCCCTACCCCCACGCACAAGCTCTTCATCGCATAACCACAACACACAAACGGACATGAACACGGTGCCCCAGCGGGGCCAGCGGCCCCGAGGGTCGCTATTACTTAAACATTCTGTCGACCGACAGCGGTGTATACGTGTCGCCATCCATGTCCCTGACTGGATCGTTGTTTTTAAAGATATGTACATAGGTTTAAGGCCCCGAGCTCtctttttgttttcgttttgttcaCCTATTCGATGTCTCTGACTGCATACAACTGTTTTATTCACTCCCGTTAACCTAGAAACCCGTAAACTCGTAAGCCTGGAAGCCCGTAAACCCGTAAACCTGGAATTATAAACTAAATTGATACGAAGCCTTAAAGGGAGCGATCTAGGTACTAAGTTGATTGTGAACTATGACCTACACTACTCTAGCTTCATATGTTCGAACATATGGAcatgtatataaatatatatgtatatttactGTGCGCATAAATGAGTCTTATACTTAAACTACTACTtatactactactactactaatACTACTACTACTGCTGCAAGGGTGCTACCCCTGTATCTGAGTGTCTATTTTTGTATACAATACTTTTTCAATGTCTTGATTTGGTAGGTTCTCCTGCTATCCGGCACTTATAGGCTAGCCTATGGTACGATATACTTAATCTACAGCCACCCCCTATGTCTGCTTTATTTGCCtacatgtgtgtgtatgtgcgcTTGATATATCATAACGAGATCTAACAAATAAATAACGATTTATCAAACAAACAGCCAACAACTGCATTTTTTCATTTACCATCTGGCATTCCGCTCGTTTCCCGTTCCGCCCTGCCCTGCCAAAAGTAATTTTGGTATTTTATTGGAATTTCAATAAGCAATAATATGCTTTCACTGGGGGGCAAGCACCCGTCTCTTTTACTTAAGCAACAACGAAAGTACCCTCGATGAAATGCGATTTCCTAAAAAAATATTATGTCTTAAATGTCACTGTTGCATCCAATAACTTTACACGGCTGACAGTTCAAGAAGCAACCAAAATAAATACCTTTTTTTTTCAAGAATTTCAAGATGTCTGAAAATTCAATTTCGGGCTACGACGACGAcccaaaaatattttatatttttagagGAATATAAAAACATACAATTCGCatttaaataatataaacATAACAATTGAAAAATAGTTTTCTAGCAATAGCTGGCCATAGCTTTTGATCCGTGACTCTTTGAATTCGCCGCCTCTTAACCGGAAGGGCATCCCTGCTTCTGACAACAGGCTTGGCATCTATCGGTTAACTCCTGTCAAAATTTAATGAAGCTGCTTTATCAATGATCATTTCAATGGTAAAAAAGTGGTTTACTGAATTTCGTTGTAGCTGGACAAGCACAAACGGTGCCGAACATCCTGCAGGCCCgaaaaaattgaaaaaattaACGATCGGAGATGGAAAGTGCGAGAGATTGTGGAAGCCATGGGCGGTACCACCGGCTCAGTCGTTTCTATGTTGAACGATCGCTTGGGTATGAGAAAGATGGGTCCCTCTAGATGGGTGCCCACAGACCTGGCAAAAATCCATGAATTGGGCTCCCTCAGCCGCTCTTTTCTCCGGATTTACTACCGAGAGATTTACTACTATATCTTATTTCCAAACCTGAAGAAATGGCTCGGCGAAAAGAGATTTGACTCCAAAGAAATTACTATTTGGAGGACAGATCAAAATTTTTTTGGAGGGGCTACAAACATTGGAGAAACGTTGGACAAAACTGTTTAGAGCTAAAAGTAGACTATGttgaaaaataaaatgattgtttAGCCAAAAACCTGTGTTTCACTGATTTATTGAGCAACTCTCGTGTGACTTGCTGCACGCCCTCAAAGCTGCGAAGCGAATGGGCTGGGGTATGCTTTTTAGTGCAGTTTCTCTTaaaatttgttttattttccaaGACAATATATCCTATACGTCCTATCCTGATTAAATGCTTGATTTTCATCTTCCTCTCGTCTCTTCTTTCTATCGGATTCATTCTGGCGGGGCGGAACTgaacaaaaccaaccacacTAGGCAACAAAATTTCCGCTTtaaaaaattgtttttatatAGATTTGAGACTTTAAATTTGTTGAATAAGTTGTTTTTTCTTGgttgagtttttttttaatactTTAACCTGGTTTTTTTTGTACCTTCTTTTTCAAATGCAAGGCTTATTTGTTCAGAAACAACTATTTTTTCTgtttaaagtttttttttcgttgcagttgttttatatatattttttttaaatttttttataattttttttatattttttatataattttttttttaatatatattttttatacatatgtatatgtattttttaatATACACACGTCGGCATAAGTATTTTGACAAAGCTCTACGCAACGTTTAGCGTTGAATTTTGACGAATTGCTACGTGTTACAGCTCTCTTATCTGATTTACCGCTAACTACATGAATGCATAAAGTATATTGCAAATTATCTTCGTAGTTGCATTTTGCGTTTTGTTAATATGCTTCTTATTCTCATTCGTAATCTGATCTTGGCTGGACAaaagtattttctcagaaattcaattaatttgCATTAATCTGCTGTTGATAGAAAGCGAAACCATTATTACGGATTATCTCAGTTTAGAGATTGTAAATGCTGATAAAAATTTTTTTCGTTTAATAATTTGTGAAATATGAGTAACCGAAAGGAATTCAGTGAATCtcttaaaaatgaaataatagTGAAGTTCAACTCTTTTATTTCAGTGCAAAATATCAGTAGATTATAGTATATTTCACGTCAGACAAACTGctataaaaaaacaaatttaaaaaaaccaACACTGCAAAAAACGCTACACGTTGTGGCAGACCACGAAAGACAACTGCCAAGGTAGACACTTTTAGTTTGCGGCAATTTAAGCAGGATGTCTTAAAAACTCCTCGATCGGTTGCCAATGACTTGAAGGGAACAGGAAATTTTGATGTCAGCGAACGGACAATACGTAGACGTCTTAAGGAAACTGATTTTGGAACATATATTACTAGAGCTATACTGCAAATAACACAGCGCAATAAGTCAAAGCGCCTTGAATTTGCCAAAAAATTGATCGGcaaataattttaattttggAAAAATTTTTTATGGAGCGATGCAAGTGCTTTTCAGTTTCAtggctcaaaaaaaaaaagttttcgT
The Drosophila miranda strain MSH22 chromosome XL, D.miranda_PacBio2.1, whole genome shotgun sequence genome window above contains:
- the LOC108156634 gene encoding 6-phosphofructo-2-kinase/fructose-2,6-bisphosphatase 1 isoform X1 gives rise to the protein MAQCCGSSSPCSISSSAPSNAAAPAPAPAPVPNQMTGQSLLLSAAGTNTTSAAAPVPGAPAYLQEQQQQKQQLTDTETTSNQILSASEKNISGSSSSSSSGSRHISFESSQKNDREEESNTGHGHGHGDDGHGDVINDDEDVVGTLPLSLPLLSIKKKNTLLSRPSCAPRSSSYSDLCSCRNCESSASSSSASSTSSSSSTSQESGAAAGIPRSAVTKQLVRSVTATSIMDMPYNTSPSLRVRTTSLNQLKKTADLAIENELHVCPSVMSEELRKLLPPTSETVMTKPFPIRGERTIADCTTPHVIAMVGLPARGKTFISKKLARYLNWIGIATRVFNLGEYRRHATTAYKSHEFFRADNEVAMAIRNKCANHALHDSCEWLLSGQGSIAVFDATNSTRDRRQLIYDIVVKQHGFRLFFVESICNDPQIIEQNILEVKVSSPDYLNMNTELVVRDFLQRIEHYEERYQPIDEVTESHLSFMKVYNAGKKVVVYNNEGHVESRIVYYLMNIHITPRTIYLTRHGESEHNLSGLIGGDSNLSARGHQYGRALSAFIAQQQIDGLRVWTSWMKRAIQTVADVKAPQERWKALNEIDAGHCEEMTYEQIKERFPEEFKARDVNKFAYRYPRGESYEDLVARLEPVIMELERQGNVLVVSHQAVLRCLFAYFLDKSADELPYLYVPLHTVIKLTPVAYGCKVEHIKLPIDAVDTHRPKPKIPGDVSEPGLDGLSGELVAPDGVGKVLIVGDDVATATNGNGGRVDAQAHQ
- the LOC108156634 gene encoding 6-phosphofructo-2-kinase/fructose-2,6-bisphosphatase 1 isoform X2 — protein: MAQCCGSSSPCSISSSAPSNAAAPAPAPAPVPNQMTGQSLLLSAGTNTTSAAAPVPGAPAYLQEQQQQKQQLTDTETTSNQILSASEKNISGSSSSSSSGSRHISFESSQKNDREEESNTGHGHGHGDDGHGDVINDDEDVVGTLPLSLPLLSIKKKNTLLSRPSCAPRSSSYSDLCSCRNCESSASSSSASSTSSSSSTSQESGAAAGIPRSAVTKQLVRSVTATSIMDMPYNTSPSLRVRTTSLNQLKKTADLAIENELHVCPSVMSEELRKLLPPTSETVMTKPFPIRGERTIADCTTPHVIAMVGLPARGKTFISKKLARYLNWIGIATRVFNLGEYRRHATTAYKSHEFFRADNEVAMAIRNKCANHALHDSCEWLLSGQGSIAVFDATNSTRDRRQLIYDIVVKQHGFRLFFVESICNDPQIIEQNILEVKVSSPDYLNMNTELVVRDFLQRIEHYEERYQPIDEVTESHLSFMKVYNAGKKVVVYNNEGHVESRIVYYLMNIHITPRTIYLTRHGESEHNLSGLIGGDSNLSARGHQYGRALSAFIAQQQIDGLRVWTSWMKRAIQTVADVKAPQERWKALNEIDAGHCEEMTYEQIKERFPEEFKARDVNKFAYRYPRGESYEDLVARLEPVIMELERQGNVLVVSHQAVLRCLFAYFLDKSADELPYLYVPLHTVIKLTPVAYGCKVEHIKLPIDAVDTHRPKPKIPGDVSEPGLDGLSGELVAPDGVGKVLIVGDDVATATNGNGGRVDAQAHQ
- the LOC108156634 gene encoding 6-phosphofructo-2-kinase/fructose-2,6-bisphosphatase 1 isoform X3; translation: MDMPYNTSPSLRVRTTSLNQLKKTADLAIENELHVCPSVMSEELRKLLPPTSETVMTKPFPIRGERTIADCTTPHVIAMVGLPARGKTFISKKLARYLNWIGIATRVFNLGEYRRHATTAYKSHEFFRADNEVAMAIRNKCANHALHDSCEWLLSGQGSIAVFDATNSTRDRRQLIYDIVVKQHGFRLFFVESICNDPQIIEQNILEVKVSSPDYLNMNTELVVRDFLQRIEHYEERYQPIDEVTESHLSFMKVYNAGKKVVVYNNEGHVESRIVYYLMNIHITPRTIYLTRHGESEHNLSGLIGGDSNLSARGHQYGRALSAFIAQQQIDGLRVWTSWMKRAIQTVADVKAPQERWKALNEIDAGHCEEMTYEQIKERFPEEFKARDVNKFAYRYPRGESYEDLVARLEPVIMELERQGNVLVVSHQAVLRCLFAYFLDKSADELPYLYVPLHTVIKLTPVAYGCKVEHIKLPIDAVDTHRPKPKIPGDVSEPGLDGLSGELVAPDGVGKVLIVGDDVATATNGNGGRVDAQAHQ